From a region of the Myxococcus fulvus genome:
- a CDS encoding sigma-54-dependent Fis family transcriptional regulator yields MDFEKHQSLHTIIMLRDVIRKWWQMELSFADRHGVVHEWQRGDISPPPNPFCRIALFSREGLRRCSQSVRVLHEKFRGNKKMRRSLFHDCHLNFSIVGAPLYVDNEYAGCLFVEGFSRQLLNAREVEVLRSRLLQFAPPFSDLDRADERVPVLDGAELAKLSDLLEFAALEIANHESELARREEQLPPPSPEVQERYRFEKIIGRSGPMMEVFRLMEKVANSDSTVLINGESGTGKELVARAIHHNGPRKDQPFVVQNCSAFNDNLLESALFGHTRGAFTGALRDKKGLFEVADGGTFFLDEVGDMSPALQVKLLRVLQEGTFLPVGGTHHKEVNVRVVAATHKDLGELVKRGEFREDLYYRINVIRVQLPPLRERRDDLPVLIDHFLRKHHREGQRTRGLSPEALAILGAYAWPGNIRELENEIERLLVLGGDLETLPAELLSSRIRDAVVPGGGPFIPPRAHGRLHEAVEALEREMIHQGLLRTRNNKSRLARELGISRSNLILKIARYGLDRGLPEDEEAEAEA; encoded by the coding sequence ATGGACTTCGAGAAGCACCAGAGCCTGCACACCATCATCATGCTGAGAGATGTCATCCGCAAGTGGTGGCAGATGGAGCTCTCCTTCGCGGATCGCCACGGCGTGGTGCACGAGTGGCAGCGGGGGGACATCTCCCCGCCTCCCAACCCGTTCTGTCGCATCGCCCTGTTCTCGAGGGAGGGCCTGCGCCGCTGCAGCCAGTCCGTGCGCGTGCTCCACGAGAAGTTCCGCGGGAACAAGAAGATGCGCCGCTCGCTCTTCCACGACTGCCACCTCAACTTCAGCATCGTGGGCGCCCCGCTCTACGTCGACAACGAGTACGCCGGCTGCCTCTTCGTCGAGGGCTTCTCCCGCCAGTTGCTCAACGCGCGCGAGGTGGAGGTGCTGCGCTCACGCCTGCTCCAGTTCGCCCCGCCCTTCTCCGACCTGGACCGCGCCGATGAGCGCGTCCCCGTGCTCGACGGCGCGGAGCTGGCGAAGCTGTCCGACCTGCTCGAGTTCGCCGCGCTGGAGATCGCCAACCACGAGTCGGAGCTCGCCCGGCGCGAGGAGCAGCTGCCGCCGCCTTCCCCCGAGGTGCAGGAGCGCTACCGGTTCGAGAAGATCATCGGCCGCTCCGGGCCCATGATGGAGGTCTTCCGGTTGATGGAGAAGGTGGCCAACTCCGACTCCACCGTGCTCATCAACGGCGAGTCGGGCACCGGCAAGGAGCTGGTCGCTCGCGCCATCCACCACAACGGCCCGCGCAAGGACCAGCCCTTCGTGGTGCAGAACTGCTCGGCCTTCAACGACAACCTGCTGGAGAGCGCCCTCTTCGGCCACACGCGCGGCGCCTTCACCGGCGCGCTGCGCGACAAGAAGGGCCTGTTCGAGGTCGCCGACGGCGGCACCTTCTTCCTCGACGAGGTGGGCGACATGTCCCCCGCCCTCCAGGTGAAGCTCTTGCGCGTGCTCCAGGAGGGCACCTTCCTCCCCGTGGGCGGCACCCACCACAAGGAGGTCAACGTCCGCGTCGTGGCCGCCACGCACAAGGACCTGGGCGAGCTGGTCAAGCGCGGCGAGTTCCGCGAGGACCTCTACTACCGCATCAACGTCATCCGCGTGCAGCTGCCCCCGCTGCGCGAGCGCCGGGATGACCTGCCCGTCCTCATCGACCACTTCCTGCGCAAGCACCACCGCGAGGGCCAGCGTACGCGCGGCCTGTCCCCGGAGGCGCTCGCCATCCTGGGCGCCTATGCGTGGCCCGGGAACATCCGCGAGCTGGAGAATGAAATCGAGCGGCTGCTCGTGCTCGGCGGCGATCTGGAAACGCTCCCCGCGGAGCTGCTCTCCAGCCGCATCCGCGACGCGGTGGTGCCCGGCGGGGGTCCCTTCATCCCTCCGCGCGCGCACGGCCGGCTGCACGAGGCGGTGGAGGCGCTGGAGCGGGAGATGATCCACCAGGGCCTCTTGCGCACGCGCAACAACAAGAGCCGGCTGGCGCGCGAGCTGGGCATCAGCCGCTCCAACCTCATCCTGAAGATTGCGCGCTACGGGCTGGACCGGGGCCTGCCCGAGGACGAAGAGGCGGAGGCGGAGGCATGA
- a CDS encoding cation diffusion facilitator family transporter, with amino-acid sequence MTTSTHTRGGAGHGHDHDHGHDHGHGHHHHGHGHGHGHGPKRGGLAEERRKDRRRLIFALVLTATIALAEAVGGWLTHSLALMSDAGHMLTDVSALALSLVALWFAGKPADVKKTYGYYRMEILSALLNGVLLLGITGFILYEAWERFHSPQAVDVKPMALVATVGLVANLGALGFLHRTHSMNVRGAFLHVLGDTLSSVGVLIGAGIMALTGWFVVDPIISAVISVVIVVGAVRLVRDAVDVLMEAVPSHVDMPQVRELMLRVPGVTAVHDLHVWTISSGVYALSAHLVVLDPMVCNNDEILSAVKHDLFDKFGIDHTTIQIESESYAHLGEVH; translated from the coding sequence GTGACTACCTCCACTCACACACGCGGCGGGGCGGGGCATGGGCATGACCACGACCACGGGCATGACCACGGCCATGGGCATCACCACCATGGGCATGGGCACGGCCATGGGCACGGTCCCAAGCGGGGTGGGTTGGCGGAGGAGCGGCGCAAGGACCGTCGGCGGCTCATCTTCGCGCTGGTGCTGACGGCGACCATCGCGCTGGCGGAGGCGGTGGGGGGCTGGCTGACGCACTCGTTGGCCCTCATGTCGGACGCGGGTCACATGTTGACGGACGTGTCCGCGCTGGCCCTGAGCCTGGTGGCGCTGTGGTTCGCGGGCAAGCCGGCGGACGTGAAGAAGACGTACGGCTACTACCGGATGGAGATATTGAGCGCGCTGCTCAACGGCGTGCTGTTGCTGGGCATCACCGGGTTCATTCTCTACGAGGCCTGGGAGCGGTTCCACTCGCCGCAGGCCGTGGACGTGAAGCCGATGGCGCTGGTGGCCACGGTGGGTCTGGTCGCGAACCTGGGGGCGTTGGGGTTCTTGCATCGCACACACTCGATGAACGTCCGTGGCGCGTTCCTTCACGTGCTGGGGGACACGTTGTCCTCGGTGGGCGTGTTGATTGGCGCGGGCATCATGGCGTTGACGGGGTGGTTCGTGGTGGACCCCATCATCTCCGCGGTCATCTCGGTGGTCATCGTGGTGGGGGCGGTGCGGCTGGTGCGGGACGCGGTGGACGTCTTGATGGAGGCGGTGCCCTCGCACGTGGACATGCCGCAGGTGCGCGAGCTGATGCTGCGCGTGCCGGGCGTCACGGCGGTGCACGACCTGCACGTGTGGACGATTTCCAGCGGGGTGTACGCGCTGTCCGCGCACCTGGTGGTGCTGGACCCGATGGTCTGCAACAACGACGAGATTCTCTCCGCGGTGAAGCACGACCTGTTCGACAAGTTCGGCATCGACCACACCACCATCCAGATCGAGAGCGAGAGCTACGCCCATCTGGGTGAGGTGCACTGA
- a CDS encoding DUF5953 family protein gives MTRRNALTFIVYAPALVGKDDRPVDILHGMEEALPALQLRWRLSDSGRPIPLPQRDAWLIDSIEGGEFPLVCNGDESHPVTVFGRERSGRFSPGGQPQFEVHAELPRDETVLAAAAAVLESVAEGAHAFWGHAARYGYGSEVAQQLRRSPQGPQCSPRGLPMLSMPEKLPAPEIPNFLAWLNYWSAATAQAIGFPDPARDADLLSRARRTASGGWVVRLTDSPLDLDQPDHLAALLRAYERFPEIGGRTTPRE, from the coding sequence ATGACTCGGCGCAATGCCCTCACCTTCATCGTCTATGCGCCCGCCCTCGTGGGCAAAGACGATCGACCGGTCGACATCCTCCATGGAATGGAAGAGGCGCTCCCTGCCTTGCAACTGAGATGGCGGCTCTCAGACAGCGGGCGCCCCATTCCATTGCCACAGCGCGACGCATGGCTCATCGACAGTATCGAGGGCGGGGAGTTCCCTCTCGTGTGCAATGGGGACGAGAGTCATCCCGTGACGGTTTTTGGAAGGGAACGTTCAGGGCGCTTCAGCCCAGGCGGGCAGCCCCAATTTGAAGTCCATGCGGAACTGCCTCGGGATGAGACTGTGCTCGCGGCAGCGGCGGCTGTGCTCGAATCAGTGGCGGAGGGGGCACACGCGTTCTGGGGGCACGCGGCGAGGTATGGTTATGGCTCGGAGGTTGCGCAGCAGCTTCGCCGGTCGCCTCAGGGTCCTCAGTGCTCCCCCCGTGGGCTTCCCATGCTCAGCATGCCCGAGAAGCTCCCCGCCCCCGAGATTCCCAACTTCCTCGCATGGCTGAACTACTGGTCTGCCGCGACGGCGCAGGCCATCGGATTCCCGGACCCCGCCCGCGACGCGGACCTGCTCTCACGGGCGCGGCGCACGGCATCCGGCGGGTGGGTCGTACGACTCACAGACTCGCCGCTCGACCTGGACCAGCCTGACCACCTGGCTGCGCTCCTGCGGGCCTATGAGCGCTTTCCGGAGATCGGTGGACGCACGACTCCGCGGGAGTGA
- a CDS encoding DUF6310 domain-containing protein: protein MGAVIVLGVVVVGFVIEEALEAYELRHAYPEESGTARETKPSSREAEAQRKPKPDPSGQGSQPPVPTEPSERARRPECRPIPVPRASKDAPHNACADRVPPNRYPGMDVSVGGVRFDALQVGVPALWEIKTHRFDQYSSFVQRMEIQKELKQLNKERDTAVACGYEFIIGVSTQEHKEALLEADFSLNVFVTGCSR from the coding sequence GTGGGCGCGGTCATCGTGCTCGGCGTGGTGGTGGTCGGATTCGTCATCGAGGAGGCGCTGGAGGCCTATGAACTCCGCCACGCCTACCCCGAGGAATCAGGGACAGCACGAGAGACGAAGCCGTCCTCCCGGGAAGCTGAAGCGCAACGCAAACCGAAACCCGATCCATCAGGGCAGGGCTCGCAGCCACCCGTGCCTACCGAGCCGTCGGAGCGAGCGCGCCGCCCGGAGTGCAGGCCCATTCCGGTGCCACGCGCATCCAAAGATGCGCCGCATAACGCGTGTGCCGACAGGGTTCCGCCCAATCGTTATCCCGGCATGGATGTCAGCGTTGGAGGCGTTCGTTTCGACGCGCTGCAAGTCGGTGTGCCCGCCCTGTGGGAGATCAAGACCCATCGATTCGATCAGTACAGCTCCTTCGTCCAGCGGATGGAGATTCAGAAGGAACTCAAGCAACTCAACAAGGAGCGGGATACAGCCGTGGCGTGTGGCTATGAATTCATCATCGGAGTGAGCACCCAGGAGCATAAGGAAGCGCTGCTCGAAGCGGACTTCTCCCTGAACGTCTTCGTCACGGGGTGCAGCCGATGA
- a CDS encoding DUF1801 domain-containing protein → MAAKRAAKSTRDGSAEVTALLEERAHPLRKDIDQVRKIILGIDPSISEAVKWNTASFRTTEFFAAVHLRSEDHVQLVFHTGAKVKQSAQHGVELDDPDGLCRWLAKDRCLVTLAAVTRQRKALESLVRQWIRQLE, encoded by the coding sequence ATGGCCGCGAAGCGCGCAGCGAAGTCGACACGAGACGGCTCGGCGGAGGTCACCGCGCTGCTCGAGGAACGAGCGCACCCTCTGCGCAAGGACATCGACCAGGTCCGGAAGATCATCCTCGGTATCGACCCCTCCATCTCCGAGGCGGTGAAGTGGAACACCGCGAGCTTCCGCACCACCGAGTTCTTCGCGGCGGTGCACCTGCGCTCCGAGGACCATGTGCAGCTCGTCTTCCACACCGGCGCGAAGGTGAAGCAGAGCGCGCAGCACGGCGTCGAGCTCGACGACCCGGATGGACTCTGCCGATGGCTCGCGAAGGACCGCTGCCTCGTCACGCTCGCGGCCGTGACGCGCCAGCGAAAGGCGCTCGAATCGCTCGTGCGTCAGTGGATTCGACAGCTGGAGTGA
- a CDS encoding M57 family metalloprotease: MTCGALLAGCDTDLQAENQEILSNLIEAGFPADDIQVVDGAVYVGRDAHVTLEASREMLQAPEGSPEQYRTTNLVGLGVTKICVNPTSTFNSYPNLSRGLDLAIANYNERGLRITFARGPATGCTANITAETVSGIGGSSGFPSGGLPYGVIKIGTGMSGYSEDMNEHTITHELGHTIGFRHSDYYNRSISCGVHDEEPGSAGAILIPGTPGTATMGGSVMNSCFSGNENGEWTASDITALNYLYPILPTGPGAARMVPSGGFATGYWAEASTRLLTGDFNGDGKADFIAIHPRVGTYADTFLSSGTGTFTMVAAGGFSSNYWADGLVQFLPGDFNGDGRTDFVAIHPGGATYANTFLSNGNGTFTQVAAGGFSSNYWADGLVQFLPGDFNGDGRTDFVAIHPRVGTYANALLSNGNGTFRQVAAGGFSSNYSADGATRFLPGDVNADGRTDFVAIHPRVGTYANSFLSNGNGTFVQVAASGFSSNYSADGATRFLPGDVNADGKLDFIAIHPRVGTYANSFLSNGNGTFVQVAAGGFSSNYWAEGTTSFLPGDFNGDGRVDFIAIHPGGGTYANTFLSNSGGTFAQVPTGGFPSNYSADGSTRFLPGTFNTDGKTDFIAIHPGGGTYANTFLMY; encoded by the coding sequence ATGACTTGTGGCGCATTGTTGGCGGGCTGCGACACCGACCTGCAGGCGGAGAACCAGGAGATCCTCTCCAACCTCATCGAAGCGGGCTTTCCGGCCGACGACATCCAGGTCGTCGACGGTGCGGTGTACGTGGGCCGGGACGCCCATGTGACGCTGGAGGCTTCGCGCGAGATGCTCCAGGCCCCCGAGGGGAGCCCTGAGCAGTACCGCACGACCAATCTGGTAGGGCTGGGCGTGACGAAGATTTGCGTCAACCCGACCTCCACCTTCAACAGTTACCCCAATCTGAGCCGGGGGCTCGACCTGGCCATCGCCAACTATAACGAGCGAGGCCTGCGTATCACCTTTGCGCGCGGCCCGGCCACCGGCTGCACCGCGAACATCACCGCGGAGACCGTGTCGGGCATCGGGGGCTCCTCGGGATTCCCCTCCGGAGGGTTGCCTTATGGCGTCATCAAGATCGGCACCGGCATGTCCGGCTACTCCGAGGACATGAACGAGCACACCATCACCCACGAGCTGGGACATACCATCGGCTTCCGCCACTCGGACTACTACAATCGCAGCATCAGCTGCGGCGTCCACGATGAAGAGCCCGGGAGCGCGGGCGCCATCCTCATCCCCGGCACACCGGGCACGGCGACCATGGGAGGGTCCGTCATGAACTCCTGCTTCAGCGGGAATGAGAACGGCGAGTGGACCGCCTCCGACATCACTGCGCTGAACTACCTCTACCCGATCCTGCCTACCGGTCCCGGCGCCGCGCGGATGGTGCCTTCGGGCGGATTCGCCACGGGATACTGGGCCGAGGCGTCCACGCGCTTGCTGACGGGTGACTTCAACGGGGATGGCAAGGCGGACTTCATCGCCATCCATCCGCGCGTCGGGACCTATGCGGACACGTTCCTCTCCAGTGGCACGGGCACCTTCACGATGGTGGCGGCGGGAGGGTTCTCCTCGAACTACTGGGCGGATGGGCTCGTGCAGTTCCTGCCGGGCGACTTCAACGGCGACGGCCGGACGGACTTCGTCGCCATCCACCCCGGTGGCGCGACTTATGCCAACACGTTCCTCTCGAACGGCAACGGCACCTTCACGCAGGTGGCGGCCGGCGGGTTCTCCTCGAACTACTGGGCGGACGGGCTCGTACAGTTCCTGCCGGGCGACTTCAACGGCGACGGCCGGACGGACTTCGTCGCCATCCATCCACGCGTCGGCACCTATGCGAACGCCCTCCTCTCGAATGGCAATGGCACCTTCCGGCAGGTGGCGGCCGGAGGGTTCTCGTCCAACTACTCGGCGGACGGGGCCACGCGCTTCCTGCCGGGGGACGTCAACGCCGATGGCAGGACTGATTTCGTCGCCATCCATCCGCGCGTCGGAACCTACGCCAACAGCTTCCTCTCGAATGGCAACGGCACCTTCGTGCAGGTGGCAGCCAGTGGATTCTCGTCCAACTACTCGGCGGACGGGGCCACGCGCTTCCTGCCGGGGGACGTCAACGCCGATGGCAAGCTGGACTTCATCGCCATCCATCCGCGCGTCGGCACCTATGCCAACAGCTTCCTCTCGAATGGCAACGGCACCTTCGTGCAGGTGGCGGCCGGCGGGTTCTCCTCGAACTACTGGGCGGAAGGGACCACGAGCTTCCTGCCGGGTGACTTCAACGGCGACGGCAGGGTGGACTTCATCGCCATCCATCCGGGCGGCGGGACCTACGCCAACACGTTCCTCTCGAACAGCGGCGGAACCTTCGCGCAGGTGCCGACCGGTGGCTTCCCCTCCAACTACTCGGCGGATGGGTCCACGCGTTTCCTCCCGGGCACCTTCAACACCGATGGCAAGACGGACTTCATCGCCATCCACCCGGGCGGCGGGACCTACGCCAATACGTTCCTGATGTACTGA
- a CDS encoding fibronectin type III domain-containing protein — protein sequence MPPPLLVRILVLGVLMLGAAGCSGGTTSSDDGGAGTEADAGTDAGGDAGTDAGPDVDASACATSRTRPAAPAQLVAASVSAFEVSLTWAPSTTTSVNRYRVLLGAGRVGQVEQPSFAHRPVVPGETYTYTVTALTDEGGESLPSNPVTVTIPSAPPDALSGLAPGHWYEFPNSKLRAVALSPAMHPWLGWGEGISGIMNDWSSGALDTQRDRLYITGGGHNGYYGNEVYGFDLRTGAWVRLTNPDPVSPGAECPDRALGVNCAIHTYDGLEYLPPPFDRFLALGWDGWPQTALNLDTQRWENHPELPQLGTRTGANSAYDPNTGVLWYHSGAEAVSVWNPATGAWTIRSEANQLGYYKNAVVDPRRKLYVEVGQGSTDTWSIDALGKFVPKRTRLATTGAREIEAVGNPGVDYDPVTDQIVAWSGGGDIYTLNLDTRVWTKHAALGTVVPGPANMNGTFGRFRYVPNLNVFVVVNTVDTQVFVYRLDARPARLPRRIDVTGPDTKVETNSTGKLGVTAVFQDGTSVVPTSGITFSSLDPEVATVDEDGTFRAINPGRARLQVSYTDPLTRRGLVGSRVLEVVPMTGDVVLDALKIQPSSTLKVARGGAARLKAVGSYHRGADHFTRDVTCEATWSSDGASIATVANGTVRGMSEGTTMLHAKVGTVDAQATLEVIPRATQALIPLNFQPPGPRQVTGWEVADDSAFNAARGWGWQDASGLQTRGDRRGTQDPRLASFVLTPQTGARFRLLVPDGRYHVAASVGDNNFGVGLASVEFAGAGIVYGVGTGNTAGASIVEATGGTGLVFDVVGPINWLAVMPVNGMDFNQVLAAARTW from the coding sequence ATGCCCCCTCCTCTGCTCGTTCGAATCCTCGTCCTCGGTGTGTTGATGTTGGGCGCAGCCGGCTGTTCCGGCGGAACCACCTCGTCGGATGACGGCGGAGCCGGCACGGAAGCAGATGCAGGCACCGACGCGGGGGGCGACGCAGGCACCGACGCTGGACCCGACGTCGATGCCAGCGCCTGCGCGACGAGTCGCACGCGGCCCGCCGCGCCCGCGCAGCTCGTCGCGGCGAGCGTCTCCGCCTTCGAGGTCTCGCTGACGTGGGCGCCGTCCACGACCACCTCGGTCAACCGCTACCGCGTGCTGCTAGGCGCGGGGCGCGTCGGACAAGTGGAGCAGCCGTCCTTCGCCCACCGCCCGGTCGTCCCGGGCGAGACGTACACGTACACCGTCACGGCGCTCACCGACGAAGGGGGTGAGAGTCTTCCGTCCAATCCGGTGACTGTGACGATTCCGAGCGCACCGCCGGATGCGCTCTCCGGACTGGCGCCGGGGCACTGGTACGAGTTCCCGAACTCGAAGCTGCGGGCGGTGGCCCTCTCCCCCGCGATGCATCCGTGGCTCGGTTGGGGCGAGGGCATCAGCGGAATCATGAACGACTGGTCGAGTGGCGCCCTCGACACCCAGCGCGACCGGCTCTACATCACCGGTGGTGGTCACAACGGCTACTACGGCAACGAGGTCTACGGCTTCGATCTGCGCACGGGCGCGTGGGTCCGCCTGACGAACCCGGATCCCGTCAGCCCCGGAGCGGAGTGCCCCGACCGGGCGCTGGGCGTCAACTGCGCCATCCACACCTACGATGGGCTCGAATACCTGCCCCCGCCCTTCGACCGGTTCCTCGCGCTGGGCTGGGATGGCTGGCCGCAGACGGCGCTGAACCTCGACACCCAGCGCTGGGAGAACCACCCCGAGCTGCCACAGCTCGGGACACGCACCGGGGCCAATTCCGCCTACGACCCCAACACCGGCGTCCTCTGGTACCACTCGGGCGCGGAGGCGGTGTCGGTCTGGAATCCAGCCACCGGCGCGTGGACGATCCGCAGCGAGGCGAATCAGCTCGGCTATTACAAGAACGCGGTCGTCGATCCCCGGCGCAAGCTGTACGTCGAGGTCGGCCAGGGCTCCACCGACACGTGGAGCATCGATGCGCTGGGGAAGTTCGTCCCGAAGCGCACGCGGCTCGCGACCACGGGCGCGCGGGAGATTGAAGCCGTGGGAAATCCCGGCGTCGACTACGACCCGGTGACCGATCAGATTGTCGCCTGGAGTGGTGGCGGGGACATCTACACGCTGAACCTCGACACGCGCGTCTGGACGAAGCATGCGGCGCTGGGCACGGTGGTGCCCGGGCCGGCCAACATGAACGGGACGTTCGGGCGCTTCCGCTACGTGCCCAACCTGAATGTCTTCGTGGTGGTCAACACCGTCGACACCCAGGTCTTCGTCTACCGGCTCGATGCGCGGCCCGCACGCCTGCCGCGGCGCATCGACGTGACGGGGCCTGACACGAAGGTCGAGACGAACTCGACCGGCAAGCTGGGAGTGACGGCGGTGTTCCAGGATGGGACTTCGGTCGTCCCGACGTCGGGAATCACGTTCAGCTCGCTCGACCCGGAGGTGGCGACCGTGGACGAGGACGGCACCTTCCGGGCCATCAACCCGGGCCGAGCCCGGCTGCAGGTCAGCTACACCGACCCCCTCACCCGGCGCGGGCTGGTCGGCTCCCGCGTCCTGGAAGTGGTGCCGATGACGGGTGACGTCGTGCTCGATGCGTTGAAGATACAGCCGTCGTCGACGCTGAAGGTGGCTCGCGGAGGGGCAGCACGCCTCAAGGCGGTCGGCTCCTACCATCGCGGCGCCGACCACTTCACCCGCGACGTGACCTGCGAGGCCACCTGGAGCTCCGACGGCGCGTCGATCGCCACGGTGGCCAACGGCACGGTCAGGGGAATGTCGGAGGGAACGACGATGCTCCACGCGAAGGTCGGGACGGTGGATGCCCAGGCGACCCTCGAGGTCATCCCGCGTGCGACCCAGGCGTTGATCCCGCTGAACTTCCAGCCGCCCGGACCGCGGCAGGTGACAGGCTGGGAGGTGGCCGACGACTCCGCATTCAACGCGGCCCGCGGTTGGGGCTGGCAGGACGCGAGCGGGCTCCAGACCCGAGGCGACCGCAGAGGCACGCAGGATCCGCGCCTCGCCAGCTTCGTGCTGACGCCGCAGACCGGGGCGAGGTTCCGTCTCCTGGTCCCCGACGGCCGGTACCACGTGGCCGCGTCCGTGGGAGACAACAACTTCGGCGTGGGCCTCGCGAGCGTGGAGTTCGCGGGAGCGGGCATCGTCTACGGCGTCGGCACGGGCAACACCGCGGGGGCCAGCATCGTCGAAGCCACTGGCGGCACGGGCCTCGTCTTCGACGTCGTGGGGCCCATCAACTGGCTCGCGGTGATGCCAGTCAACGGCATGGACTTCAACCAGGTGCTCGCGGCGGCGAGGACCTGGTAG
- a CDS encoding DUF1501 domain-containing protein: protein MKLSRRNLFQAAFGAAQVGLLARYGLPSAMAQSASGRPTKMLAIWLVGGLHWESFFAPMTRAGIQKFIPPAQGGNYAYGYNPEQVEHLDRSPVDLMSPGPSRKLRVPVYWNWANPADRNGNNPVVGNAQVYRPEGYVWANPAYKLYEKAALLVGADQGTAAHASGLIASMSGVAGSTFRAPSVQAVVANAMASRFPDRPLPNVALGGPLPMALGLPALANPTLLSSSASVEPTLSDRRDGTWHGLRARKNEPELAFDGTPMPGTVPATAVDAALLKAVRRERGTSSAGTDGYMEQLYDTYKGASRTIRRDMLSVLEKTPAWEKLKADPAYPEDWMACTGYADACGTMPSMGDYAFALQLLKSDLVSTVTLRATSIEGFTFDSHFVSGQIVHAQYLRIAMEMVGRMCLEMSLTPSRSDPSRSLLDETLVYVYSDFGRTFPKVGSDHHPATCALLVGGGIQGNQMLGGYDERMEGSPMGIPVRLVEESGDLVTRTPNSQDVAATVLRAYGLQPGKDFFIPGGYGVFDGVVRT from the coding sequence ATGAAGCTCTCGCGTCGCAATCTCTTTCAAGCGGCCTTCGGGGCCGCGCAGGTCGGGCTGCTGGCCCGGTATGGCCTGCCGTCCGCGATGGCGCAGTCGGCATCGGGCCGGCCCACGAAGATGCTGGCCATCTGGCTGGTGGGCGGACTGCATTGGGAGTCCTTCTTCGCGCCGATGACCCGCGCGGGCATCCAGAAGTTCATCCCGCCCGCGCAGGGAGGCAACTACGCCTACGGGTACAACCCCGAGCAGGTGGAGCACCTGGACCGCTCGCCGGTGGACCTGATGTCCCCCGGGCCCTCGCGCAAGCTGCGCGTGCCGGTCTACTGGAACTGGGCCAATCCCGCGGACAGGAACGGGAACAACCCCGTCGTCGGCAACGCCCAGGTCTATCGCCCGGAGGGGTACGTGTGGGCCAACCCGGCCTACAAGCTCTACGAGAAGGCCGCGCTGCTGGTGGGCGCGGACCAGGGGACGGCGGCGCACGCCAGCGGCCTCATCGCGAGCATGTCCGGTGTCGCTGGCTCCACCTTCCGGGCGCCGTCGGTGCAGGCCGTCGTGGCCAACGCGATGGCGTCACGCTTCCCGGACCGCCCCCTTCCCAACGTCGCCCTGGGTGGGCCGCTGCCGATGGCGCTCGGGCTGCCCGCGCTGGCGAACCCGACGCTGCTCTCCTCCAGCGCGAGCGTGGAGCCCACGCTCTCCGACCGGAGAGACGGCACGTGGCACGGCCTGCGCGCGAGGAAGAACGAGCCGGAGCTCGCCTTCGATGGCACGCCGATGCCCGGCACGGTGCCCGCGACGGCGGTGGACGCGGCCCTGCTCAAGGCGGTGCGCCGCGAGCGAGGCACGTCCAGCGCCGGGACGGACGGGTACATGGAGCAGCTCTACGACACGTACAAGGGCGCCAGTCGCACGATTCGCCGGGACATGCTGTCGGTGCTGGAGAAGACGCCCGCCTGGGAGAAGCTCAAGGCCGACCCCGCGTATCCCGAGGACTGGATGGCCTGCACCGGCTATGCGGATGCCTGCGGCACGATGCCGTCGATGGGGGACTATGCGTTCGCGCTCCAGTTGCTGAAGTCAGACCTGGTGTCGACCGTCACCCTGCGGGCCACGAGCATCGAGGGCTTCACCTTCGACTCACACTTCGTCAGCGGGCAGATCGTCCATGCCCAGTACCTGCGCATCGCCATGGAGATGGTGGGGCGCATGTGTCTGGAGATGAGCCTGACGCCGAGCCGCTCGGACCCGTCGCGCTCGCTGCTGGATGAGACGCTCGTGTATGTCTACAGCGACTTCGGGCGGACGTTCCCCAAGGTGGGCAGCGACCATCACCCCGCGACGTGCGCCCTGCTGGTGGGCGGCGGCATCCAGGGGAACCAGATGCTCGGCGGCTACGACGAGCGGATGGAGGGCTCGCCCATGGGCATTCCGGTGCGGCTCGTCGAGGAGTCCGGGGACCTCGTGACGCGGACGCCGAACTCGCAGGACGTGGCGGCGACGGTGCTGCGCGCCTATGGGCTCCAGCCCGGCAAGGACTTCTTCATCCCGGGCGGCTACGGCGTCTTCGACGGCGTCGTGCGGACCTGA